GTTGTCGAATCAAAGAATGGTGATGGAGATGAAGGTGGCTCCAGAATGTCTCTGTATCTTGATACCATTAAAACAGATACCAAATAAATAACAGAGAGCGCAAGGAATTGAGCTTGTCGATTCTCTTCAACCATATCTCGATAGACGACTCCTTTAATTCTTGTAATATCTGAATCCTGCACCAGTCGTTCTACATTTTCCAGACCATCCGGAGATCTCTTTTCAAGTGCTTCTCTCACAAATTCCATAAtgcattgatttttctttgttgagTTGGTTTCGTATCTCGGAGTATCTGGCTGTTGAATTCTTGAAGCCAGGATATGACGAACAGTTACGGTTGCAGAAATTCGAAGTGATTGACGAAGAACACCCCCAGCTGGCATATTCTTTTCTTGTTCcaattcagaaaatgataCTCCTGAAGCAAGAACGAATGTATCGACGAGACGTGCGAAACGCATCAGGAATCCAGCAGACACAGAAATCGGAAGTTGCTGTTGACAAGGATCCACAATTTCCATATCGTTGTTCGGAGCTGTCGCACTGGCCAAAAGTGGTAATAGTCCTCCGCAAGCCATGATAAGACTATCAGATAACTGGGAGACCACGTGAACAACGTTTCCAACGAATActtgattttcagatgcatTACATTGATCAGATATTCCACATTCGgccctgaaaaattgaaaatgttgtcttttgaaaactttttgaactttgaaaagtatttttaaaaacttttgaaatcctcaaaaaaaaggttcccggtttcgacacgacaatttttgttaatacattggtaaaaagtttaaatattactgtagtttcaaactttcgttgctgaggaattttcatagattttaatAGTTTCTCGATGAACATATGgcgaatttaatttattttaaaaaccaatgaactttgttttttgttcgaatatttgattaaaaacatACACTTTCCACTCATCAACCACTCGTTCAATTCCAGATAAAAGATCAGCCAGAAGACGAACATGAACATCTGACCATGCAAATTCTGGAGCACGATATATCGGCGTTGGCTCCatttttgctctgaaaaattaataattatctAGGACAAAACCTTGCTCAAAGTCCTTACTCTTCTCCACCACTTTCACTTCGTTCTGCCTTGATTTTCGCTTCAGCCAACTTCCTCTTAAACTTCTCAAAACTGACTTTCGAGTGAGCAATTGCAAGTGTATCCACCCAAACTCTCCATCCACCGTACTCATTACGAAGTGCGTGGTGTAGAAGAATTGAGAATGCTTCCCAAACAAGTTCGCTGACTTCGTTTTGAGATTCTGTAGTGTGGAACACGTAGGCTAAGCCTATAAGCCAATCTTGCCAAACTGACATTTGGAGGATAGTTCTGAAATtaaggtttttaaattaaaatattttaaaaataaaatcacaaaCCTCCGATTCTCTTTGCTTTCTCTACATAAATTGATTATATCAATGAGGAAACACTTTTTAATCTGAACAATATTTTCCGATTCTTCACATTGACTTATCACATGAGCAATGACTTTCAAAAGATGAGgattttcaaacttccatTCTGGTTGAGCTGGTTGATGGCACGCGTAGGTGAAAGTTGGTGTCATTTGTTCGACGAGAATCTCCAGGAGAACGTTATAAGTTGGTAGTGAGAGAACTTTCTTGTGAGACAGCAGACGTTCTCCGATTAACGAGAAAAGATTTTGATTTCCCATTGACTCCGTCTTCCTCTTCAATGTTGACCGTGAGAGGAAAAATCCAAGTATTTTGAGAGCCGGAATTCGAATCAATTCATTTGGAGCAGCAAGaagattaaaaataattccaagTGCCTTATTCTTATCAATTGCAGGTATCATAATGGCTGGATGCTCAGCAAGCAATCTTGTCACAAGAGCCAGGACATCATACAAATTGTCATCTTCTCTTACAGTAGCCAGTAAATTCAACAATGTATGTACTTCTTGATCACGTACTCTCTCTTCCTCTTCAGGCCCAGCTGATGCAATGATAATTCGATTAATAAAAGTAAGAATAGAACTTCTAATAGCAACGATATCAGCCGTTGCAAAGTTCTCCGGTCTTTCTTCAATTGTATAATCAGAAACCGTCTGTGGAAGTGCCAACcagtaaaaatgtttcaacgtATGACACATTTCAATGACCGTTGGAACCCGTCTGAGCATCTGTGAGAAGTTGTTATTCGCCAGGAAATCAGTGGCCAAATATTGATAGAGATGTACTTGAACCTCTGGACGTGCTCTGATCCACAATTTCGgattgaataaaatataatcGAAAAGATGCTTGAGAAGTGGACCACCAGCTGGGCAACGGAGCAAGAACTTCGCAATATGGATGAGTTGTTCAAGAACTTTCATTGATAAATGTGATGGTGAAGCTTTCTGAAGGCAAGATGATATAATCAAGAATCCTTTGCTATGGAAAAGCTGCTGCTGAGAACTTTGTGAACTTGAGAGCAAAAGTGCAATCAGAGAGAGGAGGGTTTgactggaaaattgttttattaaacaaaatttaaaaataaataatcttACCAAACTTCTCCATCAATCGAATTATCATTTGAAGATGGCAAATCAATCTGGGCAAAAAGTGGAAGTAAAATCTGAATTCCTCCAACAGATTGAAGAGATTTGTGGATCGAATGGGTTGTGATAACTTCAACTCCCTCTTTCATAACAGCATGTGGAATTTGCACAAAATACGTGCTCGCTGCAGTTTTTGGAGGAGTGTAGAGGCACAGTTGTCCATGGCAGTTCTTGGGGCAATAAGCGAATACCAAGGATGAGTGAAGGTGGCCATCAAACAGATGCTGtagaaattagattttcaaaaattcaagaatttatcgaatttttaccTTTTTGTATCCTTCCGGCAAACTGGTCTCTGAATCGTGCTTGAACGTTGATTGATAAACAGGACCAAGACAGAATAGAGAATTGGCTTGTTGAAGTGTAAGTGCTTCTGCAAAAAGGTACATAGCACCCATTTGACCACAGAATGCACTGTTTGCCGTTCCATCAGCAGAAACACCAATCGAACAACGATCCCAGTTGGTTGCAGATGTTACTaccctgaaattatttttattagttgcagtaattaaaaaaatgtcgatttttcaattttaaacaaaaactaacCAGGAGAGTTCAATTGTCTCGGCAAGTTGTCCATCAATGAAACATTTAATATCACTTCGACCCCAACGGGAATAGCAATGTGCAATTGCAATGTGATGCCATTTTCTGGCTCCCAATTCTGCTCGAACACATCGTGATTGCTCTTTTCCTTTCGTTTTCTCTACATTCACAACCAAACAGTTTCCAGTGAAATGACATGAATATCCAACTCCTTTCGACGTTCGAAAACTATACAACACCGgttgttctttttcaaaagtgacACTGTTGAGCGGCTCCATTCGAAGCCACGTGGCAAATGTCCATCCTTGCTGATATGGCATCGTTTTGATTGGTGGTAAAATAATTCCCTGAAATTGCAAAAGGTTTGCATGataaattattcagaaaatttacatACAGATTGATCTTTTCCTGGGAATGAGAAAAAGACGTCTGCACTATCATGCTGTGGCATCTCCTTTAGCACATGAAGCAACTTCAACGAGTTTGGAGgctgaaaaaacaataaattagtTGAATATTATACAACTTGAAATTGACGAATTCTACATTTAGGTTGTCTAGCTCTCTGTCAGCTATCAGTTTCAATTCATAAATGAAtggatttttctataatttcaaaacaaacccATTGTTCTTTTGTAGATTTCAGAGCCCGAAGGAGATGTTTAGTCTGCTTCACGTTAATCGAATAAGCGACTAGTGCAGCAATAATTTGAACGAGTAGATCGGCAAGAAGTGGTGGTGCTTCTGGTAGTATATCGAGAACTCTAAAAAATAACTGTGTTCTCAAAAtaagttaaataaaaaatctcacTTTGATATTAATCCCACACGCGTGCACGCTTCCAAATTTCGATTGCTTTTTTTCATAACTGCCAAAAATAGACTCCatatttcattctgaaaaattgaaaattaacaaaaatctCTATTAATGTATTTTCTGACAAACCTGCAAATCATAATCACAATGCGACAATAGTGTTAACATATGATCAACATTCGCGGCATCTTCAATCACAAATTTCGATTCCTGATCAAAATGTCCGCCAACGAGCAAATTGAAGAGATTATCCACAACTTGAGTACGATCTGTGTTGGGAGAATTCGAATGAAGCACAGTTACAAGTCGTTGGATCGTCTCATCTGCGCCTTCTTCATTTGAATGAATTAAAGTGGTCTTGGAGAGAAGTCGCGGAAGAGAAGAAGTCACATCATcctgaaattcaataattaaatgattttttacaaatgtaTTGGAAGCCAGCAGTTTTTATATAGCAGGCATTCGTTTTCTTTCTtgttgctttaaaaaaagtgaacataAAAAGCTCTGAAggcaaaataaaattgaaagcatTATAGTTAGTTCTCAGTAGCACCTATTCATTCAATAACGACATGCTCATTCATTCTCAGTCACCACCAACACTGAATGGAATAGAAATGTTGAATGATTTGGAGAAGGACGCCAAACTTCCACGTCTCGAAATGTTTCCAGTCGCACTATAACTGTCACGACGGCTTTGTGTTCCAGGTGTTGATGGTTGAGTCAAATCgtattcgatgaaaaattgagccGGTGTCAGCTCTTCCGGCTGTGAGATTTTGAGAATAAGAATAAAGGTGTACAACAAATAAATgggcacattttcaaaaaaagggggaattttttaaatcaatttcctTGAATATTTCTATATAAAATCTCACCTCTAATTCCAATTCTTTTCCTTCTGGTAACGGCGGAAGTGATTCTATCGCATTCGGCGGTGAAACTTCTTGAGATGGCGTTGGAGCTAAAACTGATGGAACAACAATTTCTTCCGAATCCTCTTCCTTTTTCGCAGCGTCAGAAGGATCTCCAGGAGCTTCATcgtcaatatttttgaaaacactcGGACTTGACGCATCGGCcgctctgaaaaatcaaaaattaacgTGTTAGTAATatatattgaaacaaaaatgctTGGCAGCtataaatttgttcaaaacaatttttgaatccaAATTTCATATAAATCTACGAACTTActtcgaaatttgaataaaaattgaaatttccatctAAATTTTTACATGAGGTTTTTTGGCATAAACTTTGActtgcaaacaaaaaaaagatttcgtCTCAAAATCTTAGTTTTTCTCAGACAAATCTCGATTTTcgtttgcattttttcattttctctcaaattttgagccatgaattcacattttttagcccaatctcgaaaaaaaaataaaatattaaactcGTTGCGAAACTATGCAACGCCACGTGTTACAGTTTCAcagaaattgaattatttttcgcTGGGAGGTCTcgacaaaattgaattttcttaatttttctatttaatttcaaaatatgtattaACTTTTTACTTGCTTTCAAAATAGGCTAAAAATCCTGCAAATAGCAGGAAAACCTTGTCAGAATTTCTTACAAAATgactaattttaaaagaaaaaactcacgaaTCATCCAATCCTAAATCGACAGTTTCCATATTTGACTCTTCGTCATTcacttcttctccttcttccaCCGGAATCTCGACAATTCCTGcacaaaaacaaatattggTTTTTACCAAATacgaaaaaacttttaaaaagttgtgtaaaaatcgataaaaactcACCATTTTCTTGAACAGGAGGACCCGATTCATTGTGCGAAGTTTCAGAGATCTCCATTCAAataatctctgaaaaaaacaattttcagatggaaattCTCTAAATACAAAGAACACTTGGGTAAAAGTACGGAAAAGTCGCACTTTGACGTGAGCGTGTTTGCGTACACAGAGGGAAAcgttttgcaaatatttttggcagCTTTATCTCTGAGTTTagcaataaatgtttttatgaaGCTCAAGAGACACACTgtcaaaaatattacaaattgTTTCAGATGATGAGAAATGTGAATCAAAAAGCAATCAGAAAGAGGCAAACCAGTGGAAACCGTcaggaaaaaacaaattattgtgataaaaataaaaattcgcaTATTTTTcctatcatcatcatcatttttgttCTCGTCAATAACTACTAACTATATATGGTTATGAAGTGGAACGAGACGAACGCAAAcaaaaagagacgcagaatgTGTGAGATAGATACGAGGGAGTGCGCGGGACAAGAAGACCAAAAGAGAACGGAGCCTTCGGTTAATCAAGGTGAAAAAGGGATACATAGGGTATGCAAATGTAAGAGAGACATAGAGAAAGCCGAcgagaagacgaagaagaggACCTTTTGTCCTTTTTTCACATTCAATCGCAAGTGGTAGAAGGAGGAAACGGGagagaaaaagttttggtcTTAATGCAACAAAATTGCTTTAGAAATCAAAAAGCGCAGCCGAGCGAAATTGGAATTTGCAGGAAGACGTAGCTacacttttctttttgagaattcatttattctggaatttttaaactaagaaacgagaaaaaattcaatcgcAATTTAGGAAACGTCTTTTCatataataaatgtttttaaaaatcagccTCCACTTAACGCAGctgaaataaatatgtttAGATTGATCGGTAGAGCAGAAGTCCCGTCATCTACACATTGTCCAAGAAGGGCGACCCGTAAAAAGTCATTATTCCGCTACTGAATcgtcttgttttttttgtcggCACACtatatactcaaaaaaaacgcTGTGCATTTTTAATCACAAGTTGCTTTTCAGATAACTGCTGAATGggagtgaaaatttgaagataaatttttagatctacaacgaaaaaaattagattattGTGCGCACGTAGAGCAGGCATCTTCGAAAACATGAATACTGAGAAAAAGTTGAGCTCTCAGGATGTGTACTAGCATCCGGAAAAGGAATTCACTATAGAGGAAGCTGTTCGTCATTTAGAACGACTACCTATTAAAAGTACTAGTACCAGCCAACATCTTCTATTCAATCTATGCttgaaaacttatttcaaaCGTCGGAATGGAttaacgaaaaatttaaaatataaaaaaaacaaaaattgatgttgattctgatgaaaaaactgaaaaaatgctacaaaaattgacgaaaaaaacacaaatattgTTTGTCCACGAGGACTACACGGACTGGGGACTAGAAACCAACACTATAAACTTCTCGGCCAGCTcgttaatttagaaaattttcaaacaaattctATTGAATTTCGCGAAGGAAAacgttttaaatatttgataaaTCATTTTTGTGAAGAGGAAGTTATAAAATCCAACCAGATTAGTAATCCcctttctttcaaaaataaaaatgctcgacaaatagaaaaatcaagtCAAAGATCTTCATATAACTTCCTCACAGGTGATCtctagatttaaaaaaaaaaaagtgtaggaAACTCAATCTAATACTAGCTGCTAGGCGTGCAAAAAAGTGCCACCGCACTTGAATTCTCTCTTCAAAACTCTCCGATTCACAGATCATAATCGGATTTCGCCGTTTTCTTTCCTTTGTTAGTGTGTACACAAAACTTCTGCCAACTATcgtgacaatttttaaatgaatcgCAATTTTTTACCTGTTAACTTGGACTTGAGTAAGCCTCATGGCActtgaaaatcatcaaaaaatccgaGTCTCAATTCGAAATAAATCAAGCTATGAAAAAAAGCAACACCAAAAAACATACAAAGACAAATAAGAACAAGAGTATTCACttggttttcaatttcaaaatttccgctgtgctttttgattttagacTCCGGAAGACGCCTTTTCACTCGAATGAACGCAAAATTTGTGACGTTTTTACTgctttttctcttcaaaaatattttatttctttcatctcaaaaatgaaacaaaaattgatgcCAGAAATTGTCAGAAGGCTAAAATGAACTAAAAATTGGCAGAGATTCTGGCAATTTATTTCCCAAGGCAATTAGTTAAAAAACGTTCGTTTCGAAGGCCGAAAAGGGAAAATTGAGAACAGCGAATAGAAAAAACTGGTATGTTTTGAGGGACGATTCAAAGTGAGATATCATTAAATTtcggagaaaaagaaaaggttCGAAGGACACATGTGACACctaaaacatctgaaaatagccatcttttcagaaaagtttataaacaaaaattaattgcagTTTTTCGTTGAACttaatgaaattcaaataacttAACCGAAGcctagattttcaaataaaatttgtaaagccaaaatgtattattaaagttttccaccgacagtttcaaaaaagtttccagccAGTCAACAGTCATCTTAAGTTCATGAGGTAATTCATACTTTCATATTTGGGAATGGAAGATTTAATTCTCTTACACGGCCATGTGTCGAATTACGCAGATCGTACACTTATTGAGCATTTATTTTCTATGCATAGAATTTAGggtaatttctcaaaaatatttcctcaTGAATCccatacaaaaataaatacacaACTCTTCCCTAGGAGttcacgagctgcgtaaatcggcACATTTCCAAATACGAAAGCTCTTTTCAAACTTCAACATTTTGCGTTAATGCAGATAATTTTGACTAGCTGGAAACTTTCTGAATTCGACATATTTCCGTGTATACTTCTTTAAtccatcttcaaaaaattaattggaagGTGCTGCCAACATATTCTGGATGGAATGATCAACCAAATGACCGTCATTCACAATTAATCCTTCTGATCCTTTTCGGGTTGATTGACATTGATGATGCCTACACGGAGTTCATCAAATCCCAAACTCTCCAAAGAAAGTGGCAGCCTCCCAGAAGCCCGCCCAGGAGTGAAGATGTGAAGAgtgaaaattgtgagaaaatctCTTGAATATATATCAACTCTTATCAAGATTTCATGGTTCacgttttaaaatgttaagaTTCATCAAAATGCTTACCATTTTAAAGATCAAATCCATTCATTttgatttctgaaagttttaacttttaaaaagatGCATATTTACATGATCCGCAGTAGTATACATCGAAGAAATCTATGATATACGCCTTGTATAATTCTAGATAAAAGTTAATCAATTTAAGtattgtcaaaaagtgacaatttcagtttttgaaacatttgaagttAACTAAAAACGAGattattttcttttgcaattttgtatTGTATGAAACTCTATTCCGGAAAAAAGATActtcaataaaattgagaGTGTTCAAAGCATTTAGAACTTAAGGAGAATGTGATTTTCAGAACTTGATCTAACTctgaatatataatttttgggtttatgtcaaaaaataaacggcaaaatgtagaaatctTTGATGTCCGCTGCTGTAACCTTttgaaacatctgaaaatcattttacATCACTTGGAGAGTATATATTTTCTAACAGGGATGAAGTAACGCCAGTTCCACTGGCGTTACTTCATCCCTGTTAGAAACTATTCCGAAATGCCTTCTTCCAGATAGTGTCTTTAAAATTCGCGTGCCTAGATTCGCTCTGAAGGTACGTCACTTTTGAAGGAACGGTAATCATCGTAGCTTCAAGTGTCACAACTGTTTATTTCTGACAAACTATGTACACAGCATGTTCTCTCAAAAATCCTCCTTTCCCCTAATTGTTGCATAACATTCTCctccttttttctctcttcttccctttcaattttcatctcACCTGtccttttcaacaaaatctcTTCTGCCATTGGTCATCTTTATCCTAACAAATCGCCTCTGGTCACTTATATGACACCCGGAAACCTGTTCATCTCTCCTTCGGAAAAGAAGGCAAAATGGCGTAAGAAACCGGTCGTCGTCTGGCGTCTCTTCGTCTTACACACTTTTCCACACACGCTTGACCATTTTCATCTCAATTTACATTTCCAGACGACAGGCGCTGCTGCACGGACGCCCTTCTGTTGTGAATCATATTCTGTCAGCAGCTTTCTCAACTTTCCcgattcatatttttattcggTTTTCCCCGTCTTCTCGACAGTTATAGATGAAACGGTGAgctccgaaaaattttgagattcaaTGATGAGAGAGCTCAATTGATCTTTTGGATTGATTAATCTCAAGATCTCGAGATCTCGACAAAGATGCATGAAAGTCTAGAATTCTTTGCATCAAGCCTTGAAATTGGAAGATTATTTTCAGCCTTCTCCTATTATGTGCACTATGCTCATTTCATGTTCAAGCTCAAAAGTCTGGTCCTCCTGGCCCAATGTCATCACACTTTGTTGATTGGCTCATTGCTCACGGgtaattaatatttgaaattcttgaaacTAACTCTTAAAATGAAGACTAAAATATCTAACCAATTTTGGTAGAAtgccaaaaaagtttcaaaaagtgttcctCGAAGGCttataaatgtaaaaaattatgtaaaattaagaattgccgaaattgccgaatggcgaacattttcggcaatatcCAAACCTAgctgtatttcaaaaaatacaaatttctttTTAGTATTCGAttagtctttttttcaaaataaaatgctTCAACCTTCGAGTGAGATAgcattttgagcttgaaaaaagcaatttttcaataaaatgctacctaaatttaaaaaatttgcaaaatcatATTTCCGGCTATCcggaatttcagaaattgccggttttttttaaatttcggacAAATGCTAAGGCCTATCAAGTAAGCATAAGGTATACTTGCCTATCATGGATGCCTTAGATTTTGCACTTATTTTGCCATTGCATATAAGCTGTTAAATTTAGATTATTAGTACAAAActaatcaaaattaaaactctacaataatttcagataCGAACAAGATGCATTTGATCGACCAGATGTCGGACCAGCTGGAAGCTTTGGAGGCAAAACTCGATCAGGTGACCCCGTGGAAAAAGAGCCCGTAATTTTCATCCATGGCTCCGGAGACACTGCTCTATTCACTCAACAACCATTGGCTACAGGCTTTAGCCGTAGTATTCAGTactttttggaacaaaattaCACAGAAGCCGAATTATATGCAACTACTTGGGGAGATACATGGGGTAGTGGATCTATGTTGGATACTTATTCAACTATTCATACctgtggaaatttgatttatttaagAAGGTTTGTGTTTTTACTTTATTAAGCaaactttttatcaaattttccacaaaaaatctttcaaaaagtgattgTTTTCCAGATTCTTGGAAGCTGTAATTGGGTACACAGGAGCTAAGAAAGTTGATATTATTGCTCATTCCGTTGGTGTTCCTCTTATGAGAAAAGTTGTGAAAGGAGGAACTTTGATTGGAACAGACGGAAATTGCACATTGGGTCCACCACTTGGAGCAAAAGTTGACACTTTTCTAGGAATTGCCGGGCCGAACTTCGGACTGTGCGTCTGTCAATTGGCTCAAACTGTTCCCGCTTGGTGCAATGCGTTGGATGGTTTGTATCCAGGATATACTTGTCAAGATCAGGTGCGTGTGAGAATGAcgtaaaatttgtttgaaataaagCACAACGGCTTTGAAAAAAGGTTAAGGAAAACTAAAAGTTTATATGTTTCGAAGCACCAAGAAATGCTCTGGAACCTAGTAAGTAGGCACAACAAAGTTTGCCTGCCTTATGCCTACACGCGTCAATACTGCCcaagtttaaaattaactgaaataaAAGCATAACAACGGGTAAATCTACAAGTTTGAGGCCACCAAACACCGGTGTATCCTTTGAAATACATTGAATAGGTATTAGGTAGGCACTTCTTCTCcgcttcaattttaaattatctgACTCTTCCAGCTGTGGTGTGGATACACATCGGGAAGTTGCAAGCAAGAAAACTACTCGAATCTTCTCCAAAAAACCAACGACGATCCAAATCGAGAAGGAGATCATGTGTATGCAATGTGGAGTGATGTTGATGAAGTTCTTCTGAATCGAGGAATGGTTTGGGGTAAACCAACAGCAAGAATTCCAGGTAACCAAAGTTTTGCCGTTCTTTAGAAACCGTTTCAAAATTCAGGAATGAACGGTCGCTGGATAAGTGATCGTAATGGCCACGTGGCAATGAA
The nucleotide sequence above comes from Caenorhabditis elegans chromosome III. Encoded proteins:
- the sel-2 gene encoding Putative neurobeachin homolog (Confirmed by transcript evidence), with protein sequence MEISETSHNESGPPVQENGIVEIPVEEGEEVNDEESNMETVDLGLDDSAADASSPSVFKNIDDEAPGDPSDAAKKEEDSEEIVVPSVLAPTPSQEVSPPNAIESLPPLPEGKELELEDDVTSSLPRLLSKTTLIHSNEEGADETIQRLVTVLHSNSPNTDRTQVVDNLFNLLVGGHFDQESKFVIEDAANVDHMLTLLSHCDYDLQNEIWSLFLAVMKKSNRNLEACTRVGLISKVLDILPEAPPLLADLLVQIIAALVAYSINVKQTKHLLRALKSTKEQWPPNSLKLLHVLKEMPQHDSADVFFSFPGKDQSGIILPPIKTMPYQQGWTFATWLRMEPLNSVTFEKEQPVLYSFRTSKGVGYSCHFTGNCLVVNVEKTKGKEQSRCVRAELGARKWHHIAIAHCYSRWGRSDIKCFIDGQLAETIELSWVVTSATNWDRCSIGVSADGTANSAFCGQMGAMYLFAEALTLQQANSLFCLGPVYQSTFKHDSETSLPEGYKKHLFDGHLHSSLVFAYCPKNCHGQLCLYTPPKTAASTYFVQIPHAVMKEGVEVITTHSIHKSLQSVGGIQILLPLFAQIDLPSSNDNSIDGEVCQTLLSLIALLLSSSQSSQQQLFHSKGFLIISSCLQKASPSHLSMKVLEQLIHIAKFLLRCPAGGPLLKHLFDYILFNPKLWIRARPEVQVHLYQYLATDFLANNNFSQMLRRVPTVIEMCHTLKHFYWLALPQTVSDYTIEERPENFATADIVAIRSSILTFINRIIIASAGPEEEERVRDQEVHTLLNLLATVREDDNLYDVLALVTRLLAEHPAIMIPAIDKNKALGIIFNLLAAPNELIRIPALKILGFFLSRSTLKRKTESMGNQNLFSLIGERLLSHKKVLSLPTYNVLLEILVEQMTPTFTYACHQPAQPEWKFENPHLLKVIAHVISQCEESENIVQIKKCFLIDIINLCRESKENRRTILQMSVWQDWLIGLAYVFHTTESQNEVSELVWEAFSILLHHALRNEYGGWRVWVDTLAIAHSKVSFEKFKRKLAEAKIKAERSESGGEEAKMEPTPIYRAPEFAWSDVHVRLLADLLSGIERVVDEWKVAECGISDQCNASENQVFVGNVVHVVSQLSDSLIMACGGLLPLLASATAPNNDMEIVDPCQQQLPISVSAGFLMRFARLVDTFVLASGVSFSELEQEKNMPAGGVLRQSLRISATVTVRHILASRIQQPDTPRYETNSTKKNQCIMEFVREALEKRSPDGLENVERLVQDSDITRIKGVVYRDMVEENRQAQFLALSVIYLVSVLMVSRYRDILEPPSSPSPFFDSTTQKQENSENVNSETSPENGSNGKLANGGDNLSIKNGIESNGNDGEEEENGEEGQGDDGGRIAAIKVANADMKRGDGNEYDEEELSKMHQSNGRRPSTMMPVQQTAERRAYLTTKLQTALETCAPLLREMMSDFRGYLQKTLLGTHGQEIMNDTKVLETLRNRNASVIELVMLLCSQEWQTSLQKHAGLAFIELVNEGRLMAHATRDHVLRVANEADFILNRLRAEDVSKHAQFEAESREQLAARHEEYGRCDLLIASGRLRDSINATRLLEKMSAILSDQDDSKSGTQFWKLDVWEDDSRRRKRFVPNAYGSRHEEANLPEGEKNEEPEISEQEKIRKVLKGLFSKRQNSSGSHELVDESDIDKWAQEVDPTPSSQSACFSTTAKLIAPGVVVPGTLSVTANDLFFDANESDPNYKKQCAQVLRYCEALHARWNLQEIRAIFLRRYLLQNTALELFLASRTAIMFAFDSEDAVKKVVYQLPRVGVGVKYGLPQSRKTSLMTPRQLFKHSDMCAKWQKREISNFDYLMFLNTVAGRTFNDLSQYPVFPWILTNYTSDTLDLSVASNFRDLSKPIGALSEARRKFFNDRYTSWDDDQVPAFHYGTHYSTPAFTLNWLLRVEPFASMFINLHDGKFDHPDRITHSIKDSWDRCQRDSHDVKELIPELFYLPEMFRNSSKFNLGRRADGTPVDDVVLPPWAESPEHFVLMHRQALESDLVSCQLNQWIDLIFGYKQRGAEAVRATNVFYHLTYEGTVTPKMAETPGQVAAIEQQILSFGQTPSQLLTEAHPPRHSIMSMAPTMFRRHDEDLCMMMKYISNSPVVYLAANTFHQLPQPTVVGVAQNLVFSLNKWDNSYSYGASQRSALSMDPSNAEGQVSLPLTADAQLASAASTTPVARRHLGDAFDQRLTVQCSNFVTTTDSKFIFACGYPDYSFRIVDTDSGRVRQAVYGHGDVVTCIARSETSLFSDCYVVTGSMDCTVVLWHWNGTTGFIAGEYNQPGEVPSPRSILTGHEASISALCVSAEHGLVVSGCEDGVILIHTTSSDLLRRIRGHGIVTQLSMSRECILLSLFDSKRMVTYSATAKKLDEVLVDDKIECVTVTRDGEFAVTGAVNGRINIWRMFPLTKLYTYQPLNSAVRSVAVVASHRFILGGLDSGAIVVFNADFNRWHYEYKHRYIQNTSAAKPVQQSPQK